In Brienomyrus brachyistius isolate T26 chromosome 14, BBRACH_0.4, whole genome shotgun sequence, the following proteins share a genomic window:
- the gstz1 gene encoding maleylacetoacetate isomerase isoform X1 translates to MHVSLSCLTKPILYGYFRSSCSWRVRTAFALKGIDYDQVPVNLVKDGGQQLTEQYKELNPMRQVPTVKIDGVTLSQSLAILEYIEETRPSPPLLPASPQKRAQVRMICDLIVSGIQPLQNLCVLQKIGDEKVSWAQHFIIRGFEALEPILKQTAGKFCVGDEISMADVCLVPQVYNAERFKVDMSQFPTIKGLNETLLKLEAFKVSHPSCQPDTPEELRA, encoded by the exons ATGCATGTCTCACTGTCTTGTCTCACAAAG CCAATTCTTTACGGGTATTTCAGAAGTTCTTGTTCCTGGAGAGTCCGGACTG CATTTGCACTTAAAGGTATCGACTATGACCAGGTGCCAGTTAACCTCGTCAAAGATGGAGGCCAGCAG CTGACGGAACAGTACAAAGAACTGAATCCTATGCGCCAAGTGCCTACTGTTAAAATCGATGGCGTTACCTTGTCACAATCG CTGGCCATCTTAGAGTACATCGAGGAGACCCGGCCaagcccccccctcctgccTGCTAGTCCCCAGAAGCGGGCCCAGGTCCGCATGATCTGTGACCTCATCGTCTCGGGGATACAGCCCCTGCAG AATCTGTGTGTGCTGCAGAAGATTGGAGATGAGAAAGTATCTTGGGCTCAGCATTTCATCATCCGTGGGTTTGAAG cactggagcctatcctgaaacAGACGGCTGGCAAGTTCTGTGTGGGCGATGAG ATCTCGATGGCAGATGTTTGTCTGGTGCCCCAGGTCTATAACGCTGAAAG GTTCAAGGTTGACATGAGTCAGTTCCCAACGATAAAGGGGCTCAACGAAACCTTGCTGAAACTGGAGGCCTTTAA
- the gstz1 gene encoding maleylacetoacetate isomerase isoform X2 yields MATQAKPILYGYFRSSCSWRVRTAFALKGIDYDQVPVNLVKDGGQQLTEQYKELNPMRQVPTVKIDGVTLSQSLAILEYIEETRPSPPLLPASPQKRAQVRMICDLIVSGIQPLQNLCVLQKIGDEKVSWAQHFIIRGFEALEPILKQTAGKFCVGDEISMADVCLVPQVYNAERFKVDMSQFPTIKGLNETLLKLEAFKVSHPSCQPDTPEELRA; encoded by the exons ATGGCAACTCAAGCGAAG CCAATTCTTTACGGGTATTTCAGAAGTTCTTGTTCCTGGAGAGTCCGGACTG CATTTGCACTTAAAGGTATCGACTATGACCAGGTGCCAGTTAACCTCGTCAAAGATGGAGGCCAGCAG CTGACGGAACAGTACAAAGAACTGAATCCTATGCGCCAAGTGCCTACTGTTAAAATCGATGGCGTTACCTTGTCACAATCG CTGGCCATCTTAGAGTACATCGAGGAGACCCGGCCaagcccccccctcctgccTGCTAGTCCCCAGAAGCGGGCCCAGGTCCGCATGATCTGTGACCTCATCGTCTCGGGGATACAGCCCCTGCAG AATCTGTGTGTGCTGCAGAAGATTGGAGATGAGAAAGTATCTTGGGCTCAGCATTTCATCATCCGTGGGTTTGAAG cactggagcctatcctgaaacAGACGGCTGGCAAGTTCTGTGTGGGCGATGAG ATCTCGATGGCAGATGTTTGTCTGGTGCCCCAGGTCTATAACGCTGAAAG GTTCAAGGTTGACATGAGTCAGTTCCCAACGATAAAGGGGCTCAACGAAACCTTGCTGAAACTGGAGGCCTTTAA
- the aldh6a1 gene encoding methylmalonate-semialdehyde dehydrogenase [acylating], mitochondrial, producing MATTLIRSLSRTKVPFQFGRMCYSSVPTTKLFIDGKFVESKTSEWLDTHNPATNEVIGRVPKATQEEMLAAVDSCSRAFHSWSETSILARQQIFLRYQQLIKDNIRELAKLITQEQGKTLADAEGDVFRGLQVVEHTCSITSLMLGETLPSITKDMDTYTYRLPLGVCAGITPFNFPAMIPLWMFPVAMVCGNTYLLKPSERVPGCAMLLAKMLQDAGAPDGTLNIIHGQHAAVNFVCDHPAIRAISFVGSNRAGEYIYERGSKNGKRVQSNMGAKNHGVVMPDANKENTLNQLVGAAFGAAGQRCMALSTAILVGEAQSWLPELVRRAKALRVNAGDQPGADVGPLISPEAKARVESLIQSGVDEGASLLLDGRKVQVKGYEKGNFVGPTILGNVTPQMKCYTEEIFGPVLVVLQADSLDEAIDMVNKNPYGNGTAIFTTNGATARKYTHEVDVGQVGVNVPIPVPLPMFSFTGSRASFRGDTNFYGKQGFQFYTQIKTVTSQWKAEDATLKSPAVTMPTMGR from the exons ATGGCAACGACATTAATAAGATCACTGTCGAGGACAAAG GTTCCCTTTCAATTCGGGCGTATGTGTTACTCCTCTGTG CCAACAACGAAGCTTTTCATTGATGGGAAGTTTGTTGAATCCAAGACTTCAGAATGGCTTGACACCCACAATCCT GCCACCAATGAAGTCATCGGTCGAGTACCTAAAGCCACCCAGGAAGAAATGCTGGCCGCGGTGGATTCTTGCTCCAGGGCCTTTCATTCGTGGTCTGAGACCTCCATCTTGGCTCGCCAGCAGATCTTCCTGCGTTATCAGCAGCTCATTAAAGACAACATA AGGGAGCTGGCGAAGCTGATTACGCAGGAGCAGGGAAAGACTCTGGCTGACGCAGAGGGAGATGTGTTCAGAGGGCTGC AGGTTGTGGAGCACAcctgtagcatcacctccctcatGCTGGGTGAGACACTCCCCTCAATCACCAAGGACATGGATACCTACACCTACCGCCTGCCCCTAGGGGTATGCGCTGGCATCACCCCCTTCAACTTCCCAGCTATGATCCCACTCTGGATGTTCCCTGTGGCCATGGTTTGTGGCAACACTTACCTGCTCAAGCCGTCCGAGAGAGTGCCTGGCTGCGCCATGCTATTGGCCAAGATGCTGCAGGACGCCGGGGCCCCAGATGGGACACTGAACATCATTCATGGCCAGCACGCAG CTGTAAACTTCGTCTGTGACCATCCTGCCATCAGAGCCATAAGTTTTGTGGGGTCCAACCGAGCTGGCGAATACATCTATGAGAGGGGTTCCAAAAACGGCAAGAGGGTGCAGTCCAACATG GGGGCGAAGAACCACGGCGTGGTGATGCCGGACGCCAACAAGGAGAACACGCTGAACCAGCTGGTGGGCGCGGCCTTTGGCGCAGCGGGCCAACGCTGCATGGCTCTCTCCACCGCCATCCTGGTGGGCGAGGCCCAAAGCTGGCTGCCCGAGCTGGTGCGGCGTGCCAAGGCTCTGCGTGTCAATGCAG GTGACCAGCCTGGGGCAGATGTGGGGCCCCTCATCTCACCGGAGGCCAAGGCACGGGTGGAGAGCCTGATCCAGAGCGGGGTGGACGAGGGCGCCTCACTACTCCTGGATGGCCGAAAAGTGCAGGTCAAGGGCTATGAGAAGGGCAACTTCGTTGGGCCTACCATACTCGGCAATGTCACG CCTCAGATGAAATGCTACACGGAGGAGATCTTTGGGCCGGTCCTGGTTGTCCTGCAGGCCGACAGCCTGGACGAGGCCATAGACATGGTCAATAAGAACCCATACGGCAACGGCACAGCCATCTTCACCACCAATGGAGCCACGGCTCGCAAATACACACATGAGGTGGATGTCGGTCAG GTCGGAGTGAACGTTCCCATCCCCGTTCCGTTGCCCATGTTCTCCTTCACTGGATCCCGGGCCTCATTCAGGGGCGACACAAACTTCTACGGCAAACAG GGATTCCAGTTTTACACCCAGATCAAGACTGTGACCTCACAATGGAAGGCAGAAGATGCCACTTTGAAATCGCCTGCCGTCACCATGCCAACCATGGGACGTTAA
- the LOC125707775 gene encoding basal body-orientation factor 1-like: protein MHKKKGKRGKKVVKGKGKKDTKQEPKGDKETDIEKAKAMAAFWEARLNVTERSRVEYRETAHRLALANEELGNQKERAEKDNIDIIAFLKRREAEREEKISQLEEQLKEQKKAARKECEQLVAEFTLQINEIEGRLQKRSEEFQMIQGELQMIKEFRRKKAEMERELSDLKEKIETEDRNHKESLARTEHKFFNEKLCLEKEAEQRIAKLAERAHNEAIVQLDDTCRSVFKENIRLNQALAHHVKETDELRKTTAVLAQRRESLALHKETSELMATENMSHLMQQKEETAALRSKMAALEQALELMATELEKERRDREQESSAEAEAGQAETDRLRRTLKARERETNRVKLLARGVLEQRTELECFFQEALQQVRQEIRASREQYRQAAQAAYQRGISEARAGRREYPRIRTFTKNEQSTNSIYADLEEAEKWCYSRGARVDISELTWEQKEKVLRLLFAKMNGIKARSAVEPTRTTFITQEPESVLPSKPRWLPDIQTKT from the exons ATGCATAAAAAGAAGGGGAAAAGGGGAAAGAAGGTGGTGAAAGG TAAAGGGAAGAAGGACACAAAACAGGAGCCCAAAGGTGACAAGGAGACGGACATCGAGAAGGCAAAAGCAATGGCAGCTTTCTGGGAAGCCAGGCTGAATGTGACAGAGCGCTCACGAGTGGAGTACCGCGAGACCGCTCACAGGCTGGCACTGGCCAACGAGGAGCTTGGCAATCAAAAGGAGCGTGCAGAGAAGGACAACATAGACATCATTGCCTTCCTAAAACGGAGGGAAGCTGAACGGGAGGAAAAG ATCAGCCAGTTGGAGGAGCAGCTAAAGGAACAGAAGAAGGCAGCAAGGAAGGAGTGCGAGCAACTG GTTGCAGAATTCACGCTCCAGATTAACGAGATAGAGGGGAGGCTTCAGAAGAGGTCTGAGGAGTTCCAGATGATCCAAGGAGAGCTTCAGATGATTAAGGAGTTCCGTAGGAAGAAAGCAGAAATGGAGCGAGAGCTCAGTGAT CTCAAGGAGAAGAttgagactgaagacagaaatcACAAAGAAAGTCTGGCTCGAACGGAACACAAGTTCTTCAATGAGAAG CTGTGCCTGGAGAAGGAGGCCGAACAGAGGATCGCCAAGCTGGCGGAGAGGGCCCACAACGAGGCCATTGT GCAGCTGGATGACACGTGCCGCTCGGTGTTCAAAGAGAACATCCGTCTGAACCAGGCGCTCGCTCACCACGTGAAGGAGACAGATGAGCTGAGGAAGACCACAGCAGTGCTGGCACAAAGGCGAGAATCCCTGGCCTTGCACAAA gaaaccagtgaGCTGATGGCCACGGAGAACATGTCACACCTAATGCAGCAGAAGGAGGAGACTGCGGCGCTCAGGAGCAAGatggcagcactggaacaggcCCTGGAGCTCATGGCCACGGAGTTGGAGAAGGAGAGGCGGGACAGGGAGCAGGAGTCGTCGGCAGAAGCTGAAGCGGGCCAGGCAGAAACGGACCGGCTGCGACGGACGCTGAAGGCGAGGGAGCGGGAGACAAACCGCGTGAAGCTGCTGGCCCGTGGGGTGCTGGAGCAACGCACCGAGCTGGAGTGCTTTTTCCAGGAAGCGCTGCAGCAGGTGAGGCAAGAGATCCGAGCAAGCCGAGAGCAGTACCGGcaagcagcacaggcagcctacCAGCGGGGcataagtgaggcgcgggccgGCCGCCGGGAGTACCCCCGCATCCGCACCTTCACCAAGAACGAACAAAGCACCAACAGCATCTATGCAGACCTGGAGGAAGCAGAGAAGTG GTGTTACTCGAGGGGCGCCAGGGTGGACATTTCCGAGCTGACGTGGGAGCAGAAAGAGAAGGTGCTCAGGCTGCTGTTTGCCAAAATGAATGGCATCAAAGCGAG GTCAGCGGTGGAACCAACCAGGACGACCTTTATTACCCAGGAACCGGAGTCAGTGCTGCCCTCCAAGCCCAGGTGGCTTCCAGATATTCAGACAAAGACATGA
- the entpd5a gene encoding ectonucleoside triphosphate diphosphohydrolase 5 codes for MTLQLLLMSVTALCVLAGNFLVEAAFYHRERSANMENLLPSADRSPDISRTFYGIMFDAGSTGSRIHIYTFIQKDDAGLPVLQNEMYHAVKPGLSAYADKPEEGANTIKQLLRIAKKTIPHSEWRRTPVVLKATAGLRLLPEHKARAILDEVHEVFAKSPFFVPSNSVTIMNGANEGILAWVTVNFLTGHLYAKSHKTVGILDLGGGSTQITFLPKLKKTVNSAPADYIARFDMFNTTYELYTHSYLGNGLIAARLATLGALGADGLDWKVFRSSCLPKKYREDWTFGGLTYKISGTPDGYAGYKLCYYEVLRVIKGIVHQPFEVKGSSIFYAFSYYYDRAVESGLIDGSRGGVVEVRDFKKRAKEVCNKMTKYRPISPFLCMDMTYITCLLKEGFGFKDNTVLQLAKKVNNVEMSWALGATFDYFKHLHIH; via the exons ATGACTCTGCAGCTGCTGCTCATGTCCGTAACGGCCCTGTGTGTGCTGGCAGGGAACTTCCTGGTGGAGGCAGCCTTCTACCACCGCGAGCGCTCCGCCAACATGGAGAACCTCCTGCCCAGTGCCGACCGCTCCCCCGACATCAGCCGCACTTTCTACGGGATCATGTTTGACGCCGGCAGCACCGGCTCGCGCATCCACATCTACACCTTCATTCAGAAGGATGACG CTGGATTGCCGGTTCTGCAGAATGAAATGTACCACGCAGTGAAGCCTGGCTTGTCTGCCTATGCAGACAAGCCTGAAGAG GGTGCAAACACCATTAAACAGCTCCTGAGGATCGCGAAGAAGACAATTCCCCACTCAGAATGGAGGAGGACTCCGGTGGTCCTAAAAGCCACCGCAGGTCTCCGGCTGCTTCCCGAACACAAGGCCAGGGCGATTCTGGATGAG GTCCATGAAGTCTTTGCGAAGTCCCCCTTTTTCGTCCCCAGCAACAGTGTGACTATAATGAATGGAGCAAACGAAG GGATCCTGGCGTGGGTCACGGTGAATTTTTTGACCG GTCACTTGTATGCCAAATCACACAAAACTGTGGGAATCTTGGATTTGGGTGGCGGCTCAACTCAGATTACATTCCTCCCCAAATTAAAG AAAACGGTTAATTCTGCTCCAGCTGATTACATTGCAAGATTCGACATGTTCAACACCACATATGAGCTTTACACGCACAG TTACCTCGGAAACGGACTGATAGCAGCCCGCCTCGCGACGCTGGGAGCCCTGGGCGCCGACG GACTGGACTGGAAAGTTTTCAGAAGTTCCTGCCTTCCCAAGAAGTACAGGGAGGATTGGACCTTTGGTGGCCTCACTTACAAAATTAGCGGTACTCCAGATG GTTATGCAGGCTACAAACTCTGCTACTATGAGGTCCTGAGGGTCATCAAAGGGATCGTACACCAACCCTTTGAGGTCAAGGGCAGCAGCATTTTCTATGCCTTCTCCTACTACTATGACCGAGCTGTGGAATCTGGCCTCATTG ATGGCAGTCGAGGTGGTGTTGTCGAGGTGAGGGATTTCAAGAAGCGAGCCAAAGAAG TGTGCAACAAAATGACCAAGTACCGCCCAATCAGCCCCTTCTTGTGCATGGATATGACCTACATCACCTGCTTGTTAAAGGAAGGTTTCGGCTTCAAGGACAACACTGTGCTACAG CTTGCTAAGAAGGTGAACAATGTGGAGATGAGCTGGGCTTTGGGGGCAACTTTCGACTACTTCAAGCACCTGCACATCCACTGA